The genomic interval TACCACAACCTACAATACCATGGGCGTCGATATTGGCGTAGGCGCAGATGCCTTTATTGACAATGGGGGTAACATACCCATATTCATCGTCTATGGTGTTTGTACCGGTTTGCTCTATTTCAGCGATGCCATCGGGACGGAGGTAAGACTTGATTTTCGGATAGATCTTCTTCAGGATCTTTACTTCCTCCTTATCCAGCGGCGCCCCGCAATCGCCCGCAACGCAGCAGGCGCCTTTACAGGCCCCCAGGTTGCAAACGAACTGTTCCTCAATTAATTCGTCGCTGATGTACTTGTCGTCAATGATGATCATATAAAAACGATGACCGGCCGGGTGTGTTGGCATGAGTGCCCCGGGCCGGGTATTCCTTTAAAGACGCAAAGGTACGAAAATAGTAAATGGTCTATCTCCACTTCAGTGTTTCCACCAGGTGCCACATGTCCTGCTGCAGGAACTGTTGTACCGGGGCGAGGGAATCGGCATTGGGGGTGGCGTCAAAATAAAGGGCGCCCCTGAGGAAGTGCCGGACAGAGTCGGTGGCATAAAATTGCTTTGCGGAGGCCGCATTGCCACCTACGTCATAGAACTGCCCTGTTACATGGAATGGCGTATTGATGGCCTTTTCTTCTATATATTCTGCCTTATAGGTGTGTTTATAGGTCATTTTGAAGGCGTCGTTCACCAGCTGCTGGAAATTGTTCTTCCCGCCTTTGCCGATCTCTTTATAGCTCATATAGATCTTGCCATTCAGAGACGGGAACTCCACGTTGATCCAGTAGGGATTTTCCGTTTTCTCACCGAAGAAGAGGCTATCCTTTACGACATTGGCATATACAGGGTACTCGAAGGTGTATGGATAGCCGGGAACATCAAACAGGCGGTATT from Chitinophaga filiformis carries:
- the gldD gene encoding gliding motility lipoprotein GldD; amino-acid sequence: MKLTGNTLCLLLLLAFSACQQTYTPKPRGYFQINFPKREYRLFDVPGYPYTFEYPVYANVVKDSLFFGEKTENPYWINVEFPSLNGKIYMSYKEIGKGGKNNFQQLVNDAFKMTYKHTYKAEYIEEKAINTPFHVTGQFYDVGGNAASAKQFYATDSVRHFLRGALYFDATPNADSLAPVQQFLQQDMWHLVETLKWR
- a CDS encoding DUF3109 family protein, which translates into the protein MPTHPAGHRFYMIIIDDKYISDELIEEQFVCNLGACKGACCVAGDCGAPLDKEEVKILKKIYPKIKSYLRPDGIAEIEQTGTNTIDDEYGYVTPIVNKGICAYANIDAHGIVGCGIEKAFNDGVIDYKKPISCHLYPIRVKKYESFEALNYDRWDVCKPACKNGRSLRVPVYRFLRDALIRKYGEEFYQVLDKIATKQYKAEK